One window of the Phoenix dactylifera cultivar Barhee BC4 unplaced genomic scaffold, palm_55x_up_171113_PBpolish2nd_filt_p 000188F, whole genome shotgun sequence genome contains the following:
- the LOC120105076 gene encoding zinc finger CCCH domain-containing protein 13-like: MVSEIRFLEVKKSNSDLDGSDEERKDSSSRKGKHKRLKRNQKKRKSSRYDSFDEDDEGLGREKERSESEGDSSLDRDEERSSRRRRSSQYDGSDEDDEGLGREKERSESEGDSSLDRDEERSSRRRRSSQYDGSDEDDEGSKREKGRTKSDSSSSLDRGKERRSIRKRGRRESLSEDSYSFEEYEKMKKRKKEGRNKHGKESRGTRDERRDEFFGKNFFLIVF; this comes from the exons atggtatcagagatTAGATTCCTAGAG GTGAAGAAGTCAAATTCAGACCTTGATGGTTCTGATGAGGAGAGGAAGGATTCAAGCAGCAGGAAGGGGAAGCACAAGAGATTGAAAAGGAaccaaaagaagaggaagagttcACGATATGATAGTTTTGATGAGGATGATGAAGGCTTAGGGAGAGAAAAGGAAAGGTCGGAGAGCGAGGGCGACTCTTCTTTGGATAGGGATGAGGAGAGAAGTtctaggaggaggaggagttcaCAATATGATGGCTCTGATGAGGATGATGAAGGCTTAGGGAGAGAAAAGGAAAGGTCGGAGAGCGAGGGCGACTCTTCTTTGGATAGGGATGAGGAGAGAAGTtctaggaggaggaggagttcaCAATATGATGGCTCTGATGAGGATGATGAAGGctcaaagagagagaagggaaggacGAAGAGCGACAGCAGCAGCTCTTTGGATAGAGGTAAGGAGAGAAGATCTATAAGGAAGAGGGGGAGGCGGGAGAGCTTGTCGGAGGATTCTTATTCATTTGAGGAGTatgagaagatgaagaagagaaagaaggaagggaggaatAAGCATGGGAAGGAGAGCAGAGGGACAAGGGATGAGCGGCGGGATGAGTTCTTTGGtaaaaatttctttttgatCGTATTTTGA
- the LOC103724329 gene encoding kinesin-like protein KIN-14H isoform X2, translated as MSSRNQNRPPPTPVFDPTPSPLNKKENLDEAPVDKRRKIRVGRMVCPATNPHARQVLSTVNAGPNPGGHGDHGAGAAPSSDGGSSGGGVEFTSREDVERLLGEKMKGKNKNDYKGKSEQMIEYIKKLRTCIRWFMELEDGYLADQEKLRSMLDSEEKRHAEIGFL; from the exons ATGTCCTCCCGGAACCAGAACAGGCCCCCTCCCACCCCGGTCTTCGACCCCACTCCAAGCCCCTTAAAT aagaaggagAATTTAGATGAGGCGCCTGTGGACAAGCGAAGGAAGATTAGAGTAGGGAGGATGGTGTGCCCGGCAACCAACCCACATGCGCGGCAGGTGCTGTCGACTGTCAATGCTGGTCCGAATCCTGGTGGGCATGGTGATCATGGGGCCGGCGCCGCTCCGAGCTCTGATGGTGGGAGCAGTGGCGGTGGGGTTGAATTCACATCTAGGGAGGATGTGGAGAGGCTTTTGGGTGAGAAGATGAAGGGGAAGAACAAGAATGATTACAAG gGAAAGAGCGAGCAGATGATAGAGTACATAAAGAAACTCAGAACTTGTATCAGATGGTTCATGGAGCTTGAAGATGGGTATTTGGCCGATCAGGAGAAACTCAGAAGCATGTTGGATTCTGAAGAGAAAAGGCATGCAGAGATTG GCTTTCTTTAA
- the LOC103724329 gene encoding kinesin-like protein KIN-14H isoform X1 — MSSRNQNRPPPTPVFDPTPSPLNKKENLDEAPVDKRRKIRVGRMVCPATNPHARQVLSTVNAGPNPGGHGDHGAGAAPSSDGGSSGGGVEFTSREDVERLLGEKMKGKNKNDYKGKSEQMIEYIKKLRTCIRWFMELEDGYLADQEKLRSMLDSEEKRHAEIEAQMRAKVEELNAIIHDLQKGGS; from the exons ATGTCCTCCCGGAACCAGAACAGGCCCCCTCCCACCCCGGTCTTCGACCCCACTCCAAGCCCCTTAAAT aagaaggagAATTTAGATGAGGCGCCTGTGGACAAGCGAAGGAAGATTAGAGTAGGGAGGATGGTGTGCCCGGCAACCAACCCACATGCGCGGCAGGTGCTGTCGACTGTCAATGCTGGTCCGAATCCTGGTGGGCATGGTGATCATGGGGCCGGCGCCGCTCCGAGCTCTGATGGTGGGAGCAGTGGCGGTGGGGTTGAATTCACATCTAGGGAGGATGTGGAGAGGCTTTTGGGTGAGAAGATGAAGGGGAAGAACAAGAATGATTACAAG gGAAAGAGCGAGCAGATGATAGAGTACATAAAGAAACTCAGAACTTGTATCAGATGGTTCATGGAGCTTGAAGATGGGTATTTGGCCGATCAGGAGAAACTCAGAAGCATGTTGGATTCTGAAGAGAAAAGGCATGCAGAGATTG AGGCTCAGATGAGGGCCAAGGTTGAAGAATTAAATGCAATTATCCATGACCTTCAGAAAGGAGGAAGCTGA